From a single Botrytis cinerea B05.10 chromosome 4, complete sequence genomic region:
- the Bcaro2 gene encoding Bcaro2, with the protein MSTFGQYFKVTTYGESHCRSVGCIVDGVPPGMELTEADIQPQMTRRRPGQSALTTPRDEKDKVEIQSGTEFGITLGTPIGMIVRNQDQRPHDYGNKTMDLYPRPSHADWTYLEKYGVKASSGGGRSSARETIGRVAASAIAEKYLRLAHGIEIVAFVSSVGSTHMFPPTAEHPSPSTNPAFLSLIQDVTRERVDEFVPVRCPDAKASEKMAEIIAEYRDKQDSIGGTVTCVIRNVPSGLGEPCFDKMEAMLAHAMLSIPASKGFEIGSGFGGCEVPGSKHNDPFILATEVPPLETGASKNGIPRPKLTTKTNNSAGIQGGITNGAPIYFRVAFKPAATIGQAQETATYDGSGSGILEAKGRHDPCVVPRAVPIVEAMAALTVIDALMAQQARQTSRSLLPPLKNIVPAKYTVVGGEAAKEKMEIQDKGVVGGIDGEVLNGSN; encoded by the exons atgTCTACATTTGGCCAATATTTCAAAGTTACTAC CTACGGAGAGTCGCATTGTCGCTCTGTAGGATGTATAGTCGATGGAGTTCCACCAGGAATGGAGCTCACAGAAGCAGATATTCAACCCCAAATGACTCGTCGTCGTCCCGGTCAATCCGCCCTCACCACTCCTCGCGATGAAAAAGACAAAGTCGAAATCCAATCTGGAACAGAATTCGGAATTACACTTGGCACACCGATTGGAATGATTGTTCGCAATCAAGATCAGCGACCACACGATTATGGAAACAAAACAATGGACCTTTACCCTCGCCCTTCTCATGCGGACTGGACATACCTCGAGAAGTACGGCGTCAAGGCTAGCAGTGGTGGAGGAAGAAGTAGCGCAAGAGAGACAATTGGTAGAGTGGCAGCCAGTGCCATTGCTGAAAAATATTTAAGACTCGCACATGGAATTGAGATTGTCGCATTTGTCTCTTCCGTCGGCAGTACCCATATGTTCCCACCAACTGCCGAACACCCAAGTCCTTCCACAAACCCCGCTTTCCTCTCACTTATACAAGACGTAACACGTGAACGTGTCGACGAATTCGTCCCAGTCCGCTGCCCTGACGCTAAGGCATCTGAGAAAATGGCCGAAATTATCGCAGAATATAGAGATAAACAAGACAGCATTGGAGGAACTGTTACTTGCGTAATCCGCAATGTTCCATCCGGACTTGGCGAACCTTGTTTCGATAAAATGGAAGCAATGCTCGCTCATGCTATGCTCAGTATCCCAGCCTCTAAAGGTTTCGAAATCGGATCCGGATTCGGTGGCTGTGAAGTCCCAGGTTCCAAACACAACGATCCATTTATTCTTGCTACTGAAGTACCACCTCTCGAGACTGGTGCATCAAAGAATGGAATTCCTCGTCCTAAATTAACAACCAAGACAAACAACTCTGCCGGTATTCAAGGAGGTATCACAAATGGTGCACCCATCTATTTCCGTGTAGCTTTCAAACCAGCAGCCACCATTGGTCAAGCTCAAGAAACTGCCACTTATGACGGTTCTGGCTCCGGTATTCTCGAAGCTAAGGGTCGTCACGATCCATGCGTTGTTCCTCGTGCAGTACCTATTGTAGAGGCAATGGCAGCTCTCACAGTTATCGATGCCTTGATGGCACAACAAGCCCGTCAAACTTCAAGAAGTCTGTTACCACCCCTCAAAAATATCGTACCTGCAAAATACACAGTAGTAGGTGGTGAAGCTgcaaaggagaagatggaaatacAGGATAAGGGAGTTGTAGGTGGTATTGATGGGGAGGTTTTAAATGGATCAAATTAA
- the Bcaim22 gene encoding Bcaim22, translating into MYQKSVIPSRGLMRQCILRGRSTISTELFVRRNVSTHSSVSIGKFVQEATNPVNKSQIYISRTNDPFINLSIEHYLLQKTPADSTVLFLYTNERSIVIGRNQNPWNEVNLGLLAQSPIGDVALVRRRSGGGTVFHDLGNVNYCVICPTSHFDRDKHAEMVVRALHKLGVDRAMVNARHDIVLKPTNVGGSGFKIFKVSGSAYKLTRERSLHHGTCLLNSPNISNIGKFLRSPAMRFITARGVESVSSSVANVKIQNKAFEKAVVEEFSKMYGSQEPILLREDVKEVPEISKGLEELTSLDWIFSQTPQFSFSADTSIKNKKTQLPLPRDLPPDFKANFTARNGAIIEADVEYKENGEPVQIGKELVNKKIHEIEWNMFPSSFSEEPLKWLSRLFSHKLVDWRKERRRDA; encoded by the exons ATGTACCAAAAATCAGTCATTCCTTCGAGAGGATTGATGCGCCAATGCATATTGCGTGGCAGAAGCACGATATCCACAGAGCTCTTTGTTCGCAGAAATGTTTCTACTCATAGCAGTGTGTCAATAGGGAAATTCGTCCAAGAAGCTACCAATCCAGTCAACAAATCCCAAATATACATATCACGAACGAACGATCCATTCATTAACTTGTCCATCGAACACTATCTTCTGCAGAAGACCCCCGCAGATTCTACGGTCTTATTTCTCTACACCAATGAACGCAGTATTGTTATTGGACGAAATCAAAACCCTTGGAATGAAGTGAATCTTGGTCTGCTCGCACAATCCCCGATTGGAGATGTAGCCTTGGTTCGACGCCGTTCGGGGGGAGGAACCGTCTTTCACGATCTTGGAAATGTCAATTACTGTGTCATATGTCCTACGTCGCATTTCGATCGCGATAAGCATGCCGAGATGGTAGTGAGAGCTTTACATAAACTTGGTGTTGATCGTGCTATGGTTAATGCTCGACATGATATAGTATTGAAGCCAACAAACGTGGGTGGAAGTGGGTTTAAAATATTCAAGGTATCAGGTTCGGCCTATAAGTTAACAAGGGAAAGATCTCTTCACCATGGTACTTGTTTACTAAACTCTCCAAACATTTCAAACATTGGAAAATTCCTGAGGTCCCCTGCAATGAGATTCATCACTGCTCGTGGTGTGGAAAGTGTCAGCTCTTCAGTTGCAAATGTCAAGATCCAAAACAAGGCATTCGAAAAAGCAGTAGTAGAGGAGTTCAGTAAGATGTATGGTTCTCAAGAACCAATACTTTTACGGGAGGATGTCAAAGAAGTTCCCGAGATATCTAAAGGTTTGGAAGAGCTTACT TCTTTAGATTGGATATTCTCACAAACTCCCcaattttcattctcagCAGATAcatcaataaaaaacaaaaagacgCAGCTTCCGCTTCCCAGAGACTTGCCGCCAGAT TTCAAGGCCAACTTCACGGCACGAAACGGAGCAATTATCGAGGCCGATgtagaatataaagaaaatggcGAACCGGTCCAAATTGGGAAGGAACTAGTGAACAAAAAGATACATGAAATCGAGTGGAATATGTTCCCTAGTAGCTTTTCTGAGGAACCTTTGAAATGGCTCAGCAGATTATTCTCCCACAAATTAGTGGATTGGAGAAAAGAGCGGAGAAGGGATGCTTGA